From the genome of Bacteroides sp. MSB163, one region includes:
- a CDS encoding DUF4185 domain-containing protein produces MRRKYILLLASLLMTWGLASCEKSDSDDETPTLNVRLSKSEVTADNGKASVEVTVDGFAQLAYLEITKTGDTKGATEKYMKASLSEKYIYEYTVKENDDARFTLEFVAVGSDNKSSEAVQLMVNRGTVNVSKALAFTNLKCVSRVTGAEVNGVNGLPAVEFEVNNRTNELYNVGGTDLGIVWELQPGRYGLFFGDTFGSDFYPNFVNPGPNGGSWRSNVLLFSEDTNLSDGLAINGAAMDESGKSAREICYGGKDGSGNGDWTSIPTAAIRANGADYVHYMNIRNWAGWVTNYSSLYKSMDNGVTWKRCQDVKFGSMSNFGQVGYFKKDGYVYMIGTITGRDNKPHLARFREEDIENQAEYEFWNGGGWVKDNEAAAVPLFDDIAGELSVAYHPEFNKWILLYFNGLRYEISFRAADHITGPWSEPAKIVDGWQYAQLYGSYIHPLSLKGDTLYFIMSMWLPYNSYLMSVELFSK; encoded by the coding sequence ATGAGAAGGAAATATATACTGTTACTTGCAAGTCTTCTGATGACGTGGGGACTTGCAAGCTGTGAGAAATCAGATTCGGATGATGAAACTCCAACTCTGAATGTGCGGCTTTCCAAAAGTGAGGTTACGGCTGACAATGGAAAGGCGTCTGTTGAAGTGACGGTTGATGGCTTTGCACAATTAGCTTATCTGGAAATCACGAAAACCGGTGATACGAAAGGCGCGACTGAGAAATATATGAAGGCCAGCCTTTCGGAAAAGTATATCTATGAATATACTGTGAAGGAAAATGATGATGCCCGGTTTACTCTTGAGTTTGTAGCTGTAGGCAGTGACAATAAATCATCAGAAGCCGTTCAACTGATGGTGAATAGAGGCACTGTCAATGTATCGAAAGCATTAGCTTTTACCAACCTGAAATGTGTGTCCCGGGTTACCGGTGCAGAAGTAAATGGAGTGAACGGACTGCCTGCTGTGGAGTTTGAGGTGAATAACCGTACCAATGAGCTGTATAATGTGGGTGGCACCGATTTGGGAATTGTCTGGGAGCTTCAACCGGGACGTTATGGCCTTTTCTTTGGTGATACGTTTGGCAGTGATTTCTATCCTAATTTTGTTAATCCGGGACCCAATGGTGGCAGTTGGAGAAGCAATGTGCTGCTCTTTTCCGAGGACACCAATCTTTCTGACGGGCTCGCCATCAATGGTGCGGCTATGGATGAAAGTGGTAAGAGTGCCCGTGAAATCTGTTATGGAGGTAAGGATGGCAGTGGCAATGGAGATTGGACTTCCATTCCTACAGCCGCTATTCGTGCCAATGGTGCCGATTATGTCCATTATATGAATATCCGTAATTGGGCGGGATGGGTGACCAATTATTCAAGCCTTTATAAATCTATGGATAATGGGGTAACCTGGAAGCGTTGTCAGGATGTAAAGTTCGGTTCAATGAGCAACTTCGGTCAAGTGGGCTATTTTAAAAAAGACGGTTATGTCTATATGATAGGTACTATCACAGGACGTGATAATAAACCCCACCTTGCCCGCTTCCGTGAAGAAGATATTGAAAACCAGGCAGAATATGAGTTCTGGAACGGTGGCGGCTGGGTGAAAGATAATGAGGCGGCTGCTGTCCCGCTTTTCGATGATATAGCCGGGGAACTTTCCGTGGCTTATCATCCGGAGTTCAACAAGTGGATATTGCTTTATTTCAATGGCCTTCGCTATGAGATTTCTTTCCGTGCAGCCGATCATATAACAGGTCCGTGGAGTGAACCCGCAAAGATAGTGGATGGCTGGCAATATGCCCAGCTCTATGGGTCGTATATTCACCCGCTATCACTCAAAGGCGATACACTCTATTTTATCATGTCTATGTGGCTACCCTATAATTCATATTTGATGTCTGTGGAGCTATTTAGTAAATGA